Proteins encoded together in one Bacteroides zoogleoformans window:
- a CDS encoding SusC/RagA family TonB-linked outer membrane protein translates to MKYIQTKFILCAMSVFSSFAVNAQTMVENEMDSLATDKQPLVQVAYRKVAQNDLLGGVSVVNVEELTDKNYNTYSLDNMQGYIGGWTGNSMWGMDADNAGYLVLVDGVPRSTDNVLPSEISQITFLKGAQAVVLYGSRAAKGAILITTKRGSEGDLRVNVRANTRLDVAKSFPEYLGAAEYMTLYNEASLNDGKGISYTQEQIYNHGSGLNPYRYPDMNFYSSDYIRKVSNYSDVSAEITGGGKRARFYTQVGYAHGGSLLKLGEAKNNGTNRLNVRGNVDVTINDFISAYINANAVFHDAKSAKGNYWSDAATVRPNSHNYVAPFIPLDYIDPNAAAAWELINTSNNIIDGKYFLGGSSLAPTNVFADSYAAGSLKLTSRQFQFDAGVDINLNKVLKGLSFHTQFAVDYATAYTTSFDNKYAVYTPTWSNYGGKDVIVGLVKEGNDERTATQNVGSSADTQTIAFSGRFNYERTFKKDHNISAMLIASGYQQTLSARYHRISNANLALQAGYNFRNKYYADFGMALIHSAKLAEGHRNALSPSLTLGWRMSKEGFLADSPVVDDLMFSISGSVLHQDIDVALGGNEYYLYKSVWTQNDGYGWYDGSSGRYTISTRGENTDLTFIKRKELSVNLRTSLWKKLLTADASFFINSMEGYLVNPTSYPGHLVTGYPAASFVPVMNYNNNRRVGFDFNVNMNKRLGKVDFSLGVSGTYYDTKATKRDEIFTDTRKREGRPVDGIWGYKSAGFFKNDADIAASPEQKLGGTVKPGDIKYIDLNKDNVIDEKDQTYLGKGGWYGAPFTLGVNLTAKWNGFTFFALGTGGFGAYGMKNSSYYWISGENKYSAIVRNRWTPETAETATYPRLTTESGSNNFVSSDFWMYKNNRFNLVKVQVTYDLPKQWLRNSFLHEVSAYVSGGNLLTIAKERKHMEMSVGSAPQTRFYNIGVKAVF, encoded by the coding sequence ATGAAATATATACAAACGAAATTCATTTTATGTGCGATGTCGGTCTTTTCATCCTTTGCTGTCAATGCACAGACAATGGTCGAAAATGAAATGGATTCTTTGGCGACTGACAAACAGCCGCTTGTACAAGTCGCATATCGTAAGGTGGCACAAAATGACTTGTTGGGAGGTGTCTCCGTAGTGAATGTTGAAGAGCTGACCGACAAGAATTACAACACTTATAGCTTGGATAATATGCAAGGATATATCGGTGGCTGGACCGGTAACTCAATGTGGGGAATGGATGCCGACAATGCCGGATACTTGGTGTTGGTGGATGGAGTACCTCGCAGCACAGACAATGTATTACCCTCTGAAATTTCTCAGATAACATTCCTGAAAGGGGCACAGGCCGTAGTTCTCTATGGAAGCCGTGCGGCCAAAGGAGCTATCTTGATAACCACGAAACGAGGTAGCGAAGGAGATTTAAGAGTGAATGTACGTGCCAATACTCGGTTGGATGTAGCAAAAAGCTTTCCGGAATACTTGGGCGCTGCCGAATACATGACGCTTTATAACGAGGCTTCCTTGAACGATGGTAAGGGTATCTCGTATACGCAAGAGCAAATCTATAACCATGGTTCCGGATTGAATCCGTATCGCTATCCGGATATGAATTTCTATTCGTCCGATTATATTCGGAAGGTTTCTAACTATTCAGATGTGTCTGCCGAGATTACAGGAGGTGGAAAACGTGCTCGTTTCTACACTCAAGTAGGGTATGCGCATGGGGGTAGCCTGCTGAAGCTTGGTGAAGCCAAGAACAATGGTACCAACCGTTTGAATGTGCGTGGTAATGTAGATGTTACCATTAACGATTTTATCAGTGCCTACATCAATGCCAATGCTGTGTTTCATGATGCAAAGAGTGCAAAAGGCAATTATTGGTCTGATGCGGCTACCGTTCGTCCTAACTCCCACAACTATGTAGCTCCATTTATTCCGTTGGATTATATCGACCCTAATGCGGCTGCTGCATGGGAGTTGATCAATACTTCTAACAATATCATTGATGGTAAGTACTTCCTTGGCGGTTCCAGTCTTGCTCCTACCAACGTTTTTGCCGACAGCTATGCAGCCGGAAGCTTAAAACTAACAAGCCGTCAGTTCCAATTTGATGCAGGAGTGGATATAAACCTGAATAAAGTTTTGAAGGGACTTTCTTTTCATACGCAATTTGCAGTGGACTATGCCACCGCTTATACAACCTCATTCGACAATAAATATGCCGTTTACACTCCGACGTGGTCTAACTACGGTGGGAAAGACGTTATTGTGGGATTAGTGAAAGAAGGTAATGATGAGCGGACGGCTACACAGAATGTAGGTTCAAGTGCCGATACACAGACCATCGCGTTTTCCGGTCGGTTCAATTATGAGAGGACTTTCAAGAAAGACCATAACATTTCGGCCATGCTGATAGCTTCGGGTTATCAACAAACATTGTCGGCCAGATATCATCGCATCAGTAATGCTAACTTGGCTTTGCAGGCCGGATACAATTTCCGCAATAAATATTATGCAGACTTTGGAATGGCATTGATTCATTCGGCTAAGCTGGCCGAAGGACACCGCAACGCTCTCTCTCCTTCTTTGACATTGGGATGGAGAATGAGCAAAGAGGGTTTCTTGGCCGATTCTCCGGTAGTAGACGATTTGATGTTCAGTATATCCGGAAGTGTGTTGCATCAAGACATAGATGTAGCGCTGGGAGGAAACGAGTATTATCTGTATAAATCGGTATGGACTCAGAACGATGGTTATGGCTGGTACGATGGTTCAAGCGGAAGATATACTATCTCTACCCGTGGCGAAAATACAGATCTCACTTTCATTAAGCGTAAAGAGCTGTCTGTCAATCTGCGCACGTCATTATGGAAGAAACTGTTAACTGCCGATGCTTCGTTCTTTATCAATTCTATGGAGGGCTACTTGGTTAACCCCACTTCTTATCCGGGACATTTGGTTACCGGATATCCGGCGGCATCGTTTGTTCCTGTGATGAACTATAACAACAACCGTCGCGTTGGGTTTGACTTCAACGTAAATATGAATAAACGTTTAGGTAAGGTGGACTTTTCTTTGGGAGTGTCGGGAACTTATTACGACACCAAGGCTACAAAGCGTGACGAAATCTTCACAGATACCCGTAAGCGCGAAGGACGTCCGGTGGATGGCATCTGGGGATATAAGAGTGCAGGCTTCTTTAAGAACGACGCGGATATTGCCGCTTCTCCGGAGCAGAAATTGGGAGGTACGGTAAAACCCGGTGACATCAAGTACATTGATTTGAATAAGGATAACGTGATTGACGAGAAAGACCAGACCTACTTAGGCAAGGGCGGATGGTATGGAGCGCCTTTTACCCTCGGTGTGAACCTGACGGCAAAATGGAACGGGTTTACGTTCTTTGCTTTGGGTACGGGAGGTTTCGGAGCTTATGGCATGAAGAACAGTTCTTACTATTGGATTTCGGGAGAAAACAAATATTCAGCAATAGTACGCAACCGTTGGACACCTGAAACGGCCGAAACTGCCACTTATCCTCGTCTTACCACGGAGAGTGGAAGCAACAATTTCGTCTCTTCGGATTTCTGGATGTATAAAAACAACCGTTTTAATCTGGTCAAAGTGCAGGTTACTTATGACTTGCCCAAACAGTGGCTCCGCAACTCGTTCCTGCACGAAGTTTCTGCTTATGTGAGCGGAGGAAATCTGCTTACCATAGCCAAGGAGCGCAAGCATATGGAGATGAGCGTGGGAAGTGCGCCACAAACCCGATTCTATAATATTGGCGTGAAAGCGGTATTCTAA
- a CDS encoding RagB/SusD family nutrient uptake outer membrane protein has translation MNKRYTTYLWTGVLSLALGITFPSCEDYLDKEPESTLSETDAYKNFRNFQGFIEEIYNCIPDKEKNNYCTSWNWGDDEVFNPEGNAHMTHQADLGNFRAWQSNNQSWLYRTGSNPASTNKFNHSLWPHAWYCIRKCNLGIDNLDKFTGTEEEKKLIEGQLYFFRAWWHFELMQYFGGLAYVDQTLDASTKLKLPRLSYQECADKAAADFRKAADLLPINWDNTTTGKLTEGKNQLRINKIMALGYLGKNYLWAASPLMEHGAQMGGAKTYSYNTDYAKKAAEAFGELLALVESGQTQYALAQYEYSDIYNHEKASSASTCFSDIFYTRRQNWLMPGSVEAIFRGPSPDANGSNWNVSKLFGPKVGGMVEHDNIIHQPTANLVNMYGMANGLPLTDPNSGFDPEYPFKDRDPRFYHDIVFDGFKYVNGTLSAEREQYRYCELFTGGNMRPVANGSRTGYFIQKLVPHTCNVGDREYDWGSNLHCYLPYMRLADIYLMYAEACAAQGGAGVRSSNCSLTAVDAVNRIRERCGAGHVAESFLTDNRKFMDELRRERAVELAFEGFRFCDLQRWLLLTEAPYTIKTSQEFDRLESADFFKENDPREAKVANFREEVILKRIFGTKHYWFPLPDDDVYLYVEFKQNPGW, from the coding sequence ATGAATAAAAGATACACAACATATCTGTGGACCGGCGTTCTGTCTCTTGCTTTGGGGATAACTTTTCCCTCGTGCGAGGATTATCTGGACAAAGAACCGGAATCTACATTGTCCGAGACGGATGCGTATAAAAACTTCAGGAACTTTCAGGGTTTCATCGAAGAGATTTATAACTGTATTCCCGATAAGGAAAAGAATAACTATTGTACATCGTGGAACTGGGGAGACGATGAAGTGTTTAATCCTGAGGGAAATGCACACATGACACATCAGGCTGATTTAGGAAACTTCAGAGCTTGGCAGTCAAACAACCAAAGCTGGTTGTATCGCACCGGTAGCAATCCCGCTTCTACCAATAAATTTAACCACTCTTTGTGGCCGCATGCTTGGTATTGCATTCGTAAGTGCAATCTGGGTATAGATAATCTGGATAAGTTTACCGGAACGGAAGAGGAAAAAAAACTTATCGAAGGACAATTGTATTTCTTCCGTGCATGGTGGCATTTTGAACTGATGCAGTATTTCGGTGGATTGGCCTATGTGGATCAAACACTGGATGCTTCTACTAAACTGAAACTGCCCAGACTGAGTTATCAGGAGTGTGCCGACAAAGCAGCTGCCGATTTTCGTAAAGCTGCCGATTTGCTGCCCATCAATTGGGATAATACCACAACGGGCAAGCTCACCGAAGGGAAAAACCAGCTGCGTATCAATAAGATCATGGCTTTAGGTTATTTGGGAAAGAACTACCTGTGGGCTGCAAGTCCGTTGATGGAGCATGGTGCTCAAATGGGCGGAGCTAAAACTTATAGCTACAATACGGACTATGCAAAGAAGGCTGCCGAGGCTTTCGGCGAACTGCTTGCTTTGGTAGAGAGCGGACAAACGCAATATGCCTTGGCGCAGTATGAGTATTCGGACATCTACAATCACGAAAAGGCTTCTTCCGCATCTACTTGTTTTTCTGATATCTTCTACACCCGACGCCAAAACTGGTTGATGCCGGGTAGTGTGGAAGCTATCTTCCGTGGTCCTTCGCCTGACGCCAATGGTTCGAACTGGAACGTTTCTAAACTGTTTGGCCCCAAGGTGGGAGGTATGGTTGAACACGACAACATTATTCACCAGCCCACTGCCAATTTGGTGAACATGTATGGTATGGCAAACGGATTGCCGCTGACTGACCCTAATTCGGGTTTCGATCCCGAATATCCGTTTAAGGACAGAGACCCTCGTTTCTATCACGACATCGTTTTTGATGGATTTAAATACGTAAACGGAACATTGAGTGCAGAGCGTGAGCAATACCGCTATTGTGAACTGTTTACCGGTGGTAATATGCGTCCGGTGGCCAATGGCAGTCGTACAGGATATTTCATTCAAAAATTGGTGCCGCATACTTGTAATGTGGGCGATAGAGAATACGATTGGGGTTCGAACTTGCACTGCTACCTGCCTTACATGCGCTTGGCAGACATTTATTTGATGTATGCAGAGGCATGTGCAGCCCAAGGTGGCGCCGGGGTGAGGTCCTCTAACTGTTCGTTGACGGCAGTCGATGCGGTAAATAGAATCCGCGAACGCTGTGGGGCCGGACACGTGGCTGAGTCTTTCTTAACCGACAACCGGAAGTTTATGGACGAGTTGCGCCGCGAGCGTGCTGTTGAACTGGCTTTTGAAGGATTCCGGTTCTGCGATTTGCAACGTTGGCTGTTGTTGACCGAAGCTCCTTATACCATTAAAACTTCTCAAGAATTCGATCGTCTGGAAAGCGCAGATTTCTTTAAAGAAAACGACCCGAGAGAGGCTAAGGTGGCAAACTTCAGAGAAGAGGTTATCTTGAAACGCATCTTCGGTACTAAACATTATTGGTTTCCATTGCCGGATGATGATGTGTACCTCTATGTAGAGTTCAAACAGAATCCCGGATGGTAA
- a CDS encoding SusC/RagA family TonB-linked outer membrane protein: MVMKNVTKKIQKIPGLILMMLLCCLTVSAQKGVTVKGVVVDGNGETIIGASVVLKSNSSVGTISDIDGNFVLNVPNENATLVVSFVGMKPKEVRATSKAIMRVMLEDDSQQLEEVVVVGYGQQKKASVVGAITQTTGKVLERAAGVSNIGGALTGNLPGVITTQGTGMPGEEDPKIVIRGASSWNNSEPLVLVDGIERPMNSVDISSVQSLSVLKDASATAVYGVKGANGVILITTKRGTEGSAKIDVGFNATLKAPSKLPNKLDAYDALMARNVAIEHELGLTPDSWAYIRPQSFINNYRNQTSVEQMERYPNVDWQKALFKETAVSYNANVNVSGGTKFVKYFASADYVHEGDLFRVYDNNRNYNSGYGYDRLNVRSNLDFSITKTTLLKINLAGSNGVRKSPWNNVSGDEWQIGQQWAGAYNIAPDVFLPQYSDGSWGYYPQISNVSNSASNMALGGYMQTTSTRINTDFTLEQDLGFVTKGLSARAMVSWDNMFVENRRGINDLYNQAQQKWINPETGQVVLKNDFDSANGFDWQQGVNWTTQAGTVDNGATVRNLYYQAQLNWARSFGKHNITAMGLFSRQENARGSVMPTYREDWAFRTTYNFADRYFIEYNGAYNGSEKFSKENRFAFFNSGALGWMVSEEPLFKPLKKYVDMLKLRVSYGEIGDDNLGPNPFDPSRRWLYMSQWAYGGHTTIDLNQKESIYTWYREAAIGNKDVKWETVKKINLGVDYSVLGGLLAGSLEFFRDERTDILVFGADRSVPSYFGSTPPTANIGKVRTNGYELELRVNKTFANDMRVWGNFSMTHAKNKILQKDDQELRPGYQKAAGYSIGQYISYIDGGFIQNFDELYGSPAHDTNDAHKLPGDYYIVDFNGDGVIDNKDQAPYGYTGTPQNTFNATIGFEWKGFSCFAQFYGVTNVTRDVSLNSFGSKLNTVYNIGTWWSVDNPNADVVVPRWNSTPSYNTGTQFLYDGSYIRLKNVEVAYTFTKGFVKKFGVQNLKIYLNGNNLWLWTRMPDDREANLSGAGYLGAYPTVKRFNLGIKFTL; encoded by the coding sequence ATGGTAATGAAAAATGTAACAAAAAAGATTCAGAAGATTCCCGGCCTGATCTTGATGATGCTGCTCTGTTGTTTGACGGTGTCGGCGCAAAAAGGAGTGACGGTGAAGGGAGTTGTTGTAGACGGCAACGGAGAAACTATCATTGGTGCTTCGGTCGTATTAAAAAGTAACAGCTCGGTAGGTACGATATCCGACATAGATGGTAACTTCGTCTTAAACGTACCCAATGAGAACGCCACTCTTGTTGTCTCATTTGTGGGAATGAAGCCGAAAGAAGTGAGAGCGACTTCCAAAGCTATTATGAGAGTGATGCTCGAAGACGACAGCCAGCAATTGGAAGAAGTGGTGGTAGTGGGTTACGGCCAACAGAAGAAAGCCTCAGTGGTAGGTGCCATTACCCAAACCACCGGTAAAGTGCTGGAAAGAGCTGCCGGTGTAAGCAACATTGGTGGAGCGCTCACCGGAAACCTGCCGGGCGTAATCACCACGCAAGGCACGGGAATGCCCGGTGAGGAAGATCCTAAAATTGTGATTCGTGGTGCAAGTTCTTGGAATAACAGCGAGCCTTTGGTGTTGGTCGACGGTATAGAGCGACCGATGAATAGCGTGGATATCAGTTCTGTACAGTCATTGTCCGTCCTGAAAGATGCCTCTGCTACGGCCGTTTATGGTGTGAAGGGAGCCAATGGTGTCATCTTGATTACAACTAAACGAGGAACCGAAGGCAGTGCGAAAATAGATGTGGGTTTTAATGCCACACTCAAGGCTCCTTCCAAATTGCCTAATAAGCTCGATGCATACGATGCTTTGATGGCCCGCAACGTGGCCATAGAGCATGAATTAGGCTTAACACCCGACTCTTGGGCTTATATTAGGCCGCAATCGTTTATCAATAACTACCGCAATCAGACCTCCGTCGAACAGATGGAACGCTATCCCAACGTGGATTGGCAAAAAGCACTGTTCAAAGAAACGGCCGTGTCCTACAATGCCAATGTGAACGTAAGCGGTGGTACAAAGTTTGTGAAATATTTTGCTTCGGCCGATTATGTTCACGAGGGTGACCTCTTCCGCGTATACGACAATAATCGGAATTACAACTCCGGTTATGGATACGATCGTCTCAATGTGCGCAGTAACTTAGACTTTAGTATAACCAAAACCACGTTGCTCAAGATCAACTTGGCCGGTTCGAATGGCGTACGCAAGTCTCCTTGGAATAATGTCAGTGGAGACGAGTGGCAGATAGGACAACAATGGGCAGGTGCCTATAACATTGCCCCCGATGTGTTTTTGCCGCAATACAGCGATGGTTCTTGGGGATACTATCCTCAAATATCCAATGTGTCTAACTCGGCTTCGAACATGGCATTGGGTGGTTATATGCAAACCACCAGTACCCGTATCAATACGGACTTTACATTAGAACAGGATCTGGGTTTTGTGACGAAGGGATTGAGTGCCCGCGCCATGGTGTCTTGGGATAATATGTTTGTAGAGAATCGGCGAGGTATCAACGACCTTTATAATCAAGCCCAACAGAAGTGGATAAATCCTGAAACTGGTCAGGTCGTACTTAAAAACGACTTCGATAGTGCAAATGGCTTCGACTGGCAACAAGGTGTGAACTGGACCACACAAGCCGGAACGGTAGATAATGGTGCTACGGTGCGTAATCTGTATTATCAGGCGCAATTAAATTGGGCACGTAGTTTCGGTAAGCATAATATTACGGCTATGGGACTGTTCAGCCGGCAGGAAAATGCCCGAGGCAGTGTGATGCCTACCTACCGTGAGGACTGGGCTTTCCGTACCACATATAATTTTGCCGACCGTTATTTCATTGAATACAATGGCGCCTACAACGGTTCGGAGAAATTCAGCAAGGAGAATCGTTTTGCTTTCTTTAATTCAGGAGCTTTGGGCTGGATGGTGAGCGAAGAACCGCTTTTCAAGCCTCTCAAGAAGTATGTTGATATGTTGAAGCTAAGGGTTTCTTATGGTGAGATTGGTGATGACAATCTGGGACCCAATCCTTTTGACCCAAGCAGACGATGGCTCTATATGAGCCAGTGGGCCTATGGAGGACATACCACCATCGATTTGAATCAGAAAGAAAGCATCTATACGTGGTACAGAGAAGCTGCCATAGGTAATAAAGATGTGAAATGGGAAACGGTGAAGAAGATAAACCTGGGTGTCGACTACTCTGTTCTGGGTGGTTTGCTGGCCGGTAGCTTGGAGTTTTTCCGTGACGAGCGTACGGACATCTTGGTGTTTGGTGCCGATCGTTCGGTTCCTTCTTATTTTGGAAGTACACCGCCCACTGCCAACATCGGTAAGGTTAGAACCAATGGATACGAATTGGAATTGCGCGTTAACAAAACATTTGCCAATGATATGCGCGTATGGGGTAACTTCAGCATGACGCATGCCAAGAATAAAATTCTGCAGAAAGACGATCAGGAATTGCGTCCCGGATATCAGAAAGCTGCGGGTTATAGCATCGGGCAATATATTTCATATATAGATGGTGGATTTATTCAGAATTTCGATGAACTCTATGGTAGTCCGGCTCATGATACGAATGACGCACACAAGTTGCCGGGTGACTATTACATCGTGGACTTCAATGGCGACGGTGTGATAGACAATAAAGACCAGGCTCCTTATGGATACACAGGAACCCCGCAGAACACCTTCAATGCGACCATCGGTTTTGAATGGAAAGGATTCAGCTGTTTCGCCCAGTTCTATGGAGTGACCAATGTAACGCGTGACGTATCTCTGAATAGCTTTGGCAGTAAACTCAATACGGTTTACAATATCGGTACTTGGTGGTCGGTAGACAATCCCAATGCTGATGTGGTGGTGCCGCGTTGGAACTCTACTCCAAGCTATAACACCGGAACTCAGTTCCTTTACGACGGTTCTTATATCCGCTTGAAGAATGTGGAGGTGGCTTATACCTTTACAAAAGGATTTGTAAAGAAGTTCGGAGTGCAGAATCTGAAAATTTATCTGAATGGAAATAATCTGTGGCTGTGGACCAGAATGCCGGACGACCGTGAGGCAAACCTCTCCGGAGCGGGCTATTTGGGAGCATATCCTACGGTGAAGCGTTTTAATTTAGGTATAAAATTCACATTATAA
- a CDS encoding glycoside hydrolase family 43 protein, which yields MSGFSCASSTAGVGRTPVVAKSTAMFDRFTYKGEDTFYKEHPLPDAESFYNPILPGWYSDPSICTNGEGDYFLVTSTFTFFPGVPIFHSTDLVNWRQVGHVLTRPSQLVNMKGQHVSGGIFAPAISYNPHNKTYYMVTTNVGAGNFFVKTRNPFGEWSDPIMLPEVGGIDPSFFFDEDGRAYIVNNDDAPDNKPEYSGHRTIRVQEFDVATDRTIGPRKILINKGVHPEEKPIWIEGPHMYKINGKYFLMDAEGGTSNWHSEVIFRGDSPMGPFTPWDKNPILTQRHLSGSRPNPVTCAGHADLIQTKEGDWWAVFLACRPIDNKFENLGRETFLMPVRWSEDGFPYMTQGDETVPPVLKRPGVKRNETVTFGNFEEIEEFDGKTLGMQWTTLRAPATGLYSLSSAPGYLALKCADISATERDTPAFVSRRMQHHNFEAATRMLFNPSDDKEAAGLLLFKDERHQYFFCVSQPGGVRSISLKKIGASAEEVLATRKLPAKQTDIRLKVVSRGTHYDFYYATSKGKAWTLLCKDVDAGYLSTATAGGFTGSMIGLYATRK from the coding sequence ATGTCGGGATTTTCTTGCGCTTCTTCCACTGCGGGGGTAGGCAGAACTCCGGTTGTGGCAAAGTCAACGGCTATGTTCGACCGCTTCACCTACAAAGGAGAAGATACCTTTTATAAAGAGCATCCGCTGCCCGATGCCGAGTCGTTCTACAATCCCATCCTTCCGGGTTGGTATTCCGATCCCAGTATCTGCACCAATGGCGAGGGGGATTACTTCCTTGTTACTTCCACTTTCACCTTCTTCCCCGGAGTGCCCATCTTTCACAGTACGGATTTGGTGAACTGGCGGCAGGTAGGCCATGTGCTCACTCGTCCCTCGCAGTTGGTCAACATGAAAGGCCAGCACGTCAGTGGCGGTATCTTCGCACCGGCCATCTCTTACAACCCGCACAACAAAACCTACTACATGGTCACCACCAACGTGGGGGCGGGAAACTTCTTCGTAAAGACCCGGAACCCTTTCGGTGAATGGTCCGACCCCATCATGTTGCCCGAAGTGGGAGGCATCGACCCCTCTTTCTTCTTCGATGAAGATGGCAGGGCTTATATTGTGAACAACGATGACGCACCGGACAACAAACCCGAATACAGCGGGCATCGCACCATACGCGTGCAAGAGTTCGATGTGGCGACCGACCGTACCATCGGCCCTCGCAAGATATTAATAAATAAAGGTGTGCATCCTGAAGAGAAACCCATCTGGATTGAAGGCCCTCACATGTACAAAATAAATGGAAAGTACTTCCTGATGGATGCCGAAGGCGGTACCAGCAACTGGCACTCCGAGGTGATATTCCGTGGCGACTCTCCGATGGGTCCCTTTACGCCGTGGGACAAAAACCCTATCCTCACGCAAAGACACCTGTCAGGTTCGCGCCCCAATCCTGTGACTTGCGCCGGCCATGCCGACCTGATACAAACCAAAGAAGGTGATTGGTGGGCTGTCTTTCTGGCTTGCCGCCCCATCGACAACAAGTTCGAGAACTTGGGACGTGAAACCTTCCTGATGCCCGTGCGCTGGAGCGAGGACGGATTCCCCTACATGACGCAGGGCGACGAGACCGTACCTCCGGTCTTGAAACGTCCCGGCGTGAAGCGCAACGAAACAGTGACCTTCGGCAATTTTGAGGAAATCGAAGAATTCGACGGTAAAACGTTGGGTATGCAATGGACTACGCTCCGTGCTCCCGCCACCGGTCTGTACTCCTTGTCTTCAGCCCCCGGCTATCTGGCGCTGAAGTGTGCCGATATCAGTGCCACCGAGCGCGATACCCCCGCGTTTGTTTCCCGCCGCATGCAGCACCACAATTTTGAGGCTGCCACCCGTATGCTGTTCAATCCCTCCGACGACAAAGAGGCTGCCGGCCTGCTGCTGTTCAAGGACGAACGCCATCAATACTTCTTCTGCGTGTCTCAACCCGGAGGAGTGCGCAGCATCTCCTTGAAGAAAATCGGTGCTTCCGCCGAAGAGGTGCTTGCCACACGGAAACTTCCTGCCAAGCAAACCGACATCCGTCTGAAAGTCGTGTCGCGCGGCACGCACTACGATTTCTACTACGCCACCTCCAAAGGCAAAGCGTGGACACTGCTGTGCAAGGACGTAGATGCCGGCTATCTCTCTACGGCTACGGCCGGAGGCTTTACCGGCAGCATGATAGGCCTGTATGCCACCCGGAAATGA